In Aspergillus fumigatus Af293 chromosome 2, whole genome shotgun sequence, a genomic segment contains:
- a CDS encoding putative MFS alpha-glucoside transporter, with protein MMASEKAQDAIGPAAEYDPRRDSTASAAKVVHNARAATEKEQRMSLWEGIKTYPKAVGWSLLISTCIAMEGYDICLVNNFYAFPQFNRKYGELTSKGDYQVPARWQAGLSNGAAVGEIIGLFLNGWASERFGYRYTLITCLILITAFTAIFFTAPNVQALLAAEILAGVPWGVFQTLTITYASEVCPVALRGYLTTYVNFCWGLGQLIGVGVIRSMIDRNDEWAYRIPYGLQWMWPVPLLIGILLAPESPWWLVRKGRTREAKKALLRLTTVQEDFDADETIAMMVHTTALEEKITQGASYLDCFKGTDLRRTEIVCMVWAMQNLSGNSFSNYSTYFLEQAGLDTSKAYSFAMGQYGINMAGVFGAWFLMTLGVGRRTLYLCGLCGLCVMLLVMGFLGLVPEAHRDQASLATGSMMICWALVYQLTVGTVAYSLVAELSTRRLQIKTVVLGRNLYNVVGIICGVFTPYMLNPGAWDWGNYTGFFWGGICFLCIIYTYFRVPEPRGRSFAELDLLFERKVSARKFSSTHVDVFDETVESQVVSDYHAQQMAAAGVTQK; from the exons ATGATGGCTTCCGAAAAGGCGCAGGATGCCATTGGGCCAGCGGCGGAGTACGATCCTCGCCGTGATTCTACAGCATCTGCGGCCAAGGTCGTTCACAATGCCAGAGCGGCGACGGAGAAGGAACAACGCATGTCGCTCTGGGAAGGCATCAAGACCTACCCCAAAGCTGTCGGGTGGAGCTTGCTGATCTCCACCTGTATTGCCATGGAGGGCTACGATAtctgcctcgtcaacaaTTTCTATGCCTTCCCGCAATTCAATCGCAAATACGGTGAGCTCACCTCAAAGGGTGACTATCAAGTGCCGGCTCGG TGGCAAGCAGGCCTTAGCAACGGCGCCGCAGTTGGAGAAATCATCGGTCTCTTCCTCAATGGTTGGGCTTCAGAACGTTTCGGATACCGCTATACTCTCATCACCTGTCTCATCTTGATCACCGCTTTCACCGCCATATTTTTCACGGCCCCGAACGTTCAAGCTCTACTTGCGGCCGAAATTCTTGCTGGTGTTCCGTGGGGTGTGTTCCAGACTCTCACAATTACGTATGCTTCGGAAGTGTGTCCTGTCGCTTTGCGTGGCTACCTGACCACCTATGTCAACTTTTGCTGGGGCCTTGGACAGCTGATTGGTGTTGGGGTGATCAGATCAATGATTGATCGTAACGATGAGTGGGCATACCGTATTCCCTACGGTCTGCAGTGGATGTGGCCTGTGCCGTTGCTCATtggcatcctcctcgccccGGAATCGCCATGGTGGCTTGTGCGCAAGGGCAGGACCCGGGAGGCTAAGAAGGCCTTGTTACGATTGACCACCGTGCAGGAAGACttcgatgctgatgagacCATTGCTATGATGGTCCACACGACTGcactggaagagaagatcaccCAAGGCGCCAGCTACCTCGACTGTTTTAAGGGCACTGACCTGCGCCGAACGGAGATTGTCTGCATGGTATGGGCCATGCAGAACTTGAGCGGCAACTCCTTTTCGAATTACTCTACCTACTTCCTCGAACAGGCCGGCCTGGACACGTCCAAGGCTTATTCTTTCGCCATGGGCCAGTACGGCATCAACATGGCAGGAGTGTTCGGCGCATGGTTCCTCATGACACTGGGCGTTGGACGCAGAACACTGTACCTGTGCGGTCTCTGCGGTCTCTGCGTCATGCTCCTCGTCATGGGCTTCCTCGGTCTGGTACCAGAGGCGCACCGGGACCAGGCATCTCTCGCCACGGGCTCTATGATGATTTGCTGGGCGCTGGTCTACCAGCTGACAGTAGGAACGGTAGCTTACTCTCTCGTTGCTGAGCTCTCCACCCGCCGCCTGCAGATCAAGACCGTTGTGCTCGGCCGCAATCTGTACAATGTCGTGGGTATCATCTGCGGTGTCTTTACGCCGTACATGCTGAACCCGGGAGCTTGGGACTGGGGCAACTATACCGGCTTCTTCTGGGGAGGAATCTGCTTCCTCTGCATCATCTACACTTACTTCCGTGTTCCGGAGCCCAGAGGCCGATCGTTCGCCGAGCTGGACCTTCTGTTCGAGCGTAAGGTCAGCGCAAGAAAGTTCTCCAGTACGCACGTCGATGTCTTCGACGAGACTGTCGAAAGCCAGGTGGTGAGCGACTACCATGCCCAACAGATGGCCGCGGCCGGTGTGACCCAAAAGTAG
- the echA gene encoding enoyl-CoA hydratase echA, whose translation MFSRQCSRLVASRTTIPLTSYLSRVARPYSSAASMYEYIITSTPKPGVGLITLNRPKALNALSSPLFKELNDALSKYEEDKDIGAVVITGSEKAFAAGADIKEMAPLTFSNAYTNNFIAPWSHLANSVRKPVIAAVSGYALGGGCELALMCDIIYCTASATFGQPEIKLGVIPGAGGSQRLTHAVGKSKAMELILTGKNFSGKEAEQWGVAAKAVEGGHEELLAEALKTAETIAGYSRVSVLAAKEVVNKSQELSLREGVEYERRLFHGLFGSKDQKIGMTAFAEKKKPEWSHE comes from the exons ATGTTCTCTCGGCAATGTTCCCGCCTGGTCGCGTCCAGGACCACTATCCCTCTGACATCCTACCTTAGCCGTGTTGCCAGACCGTACTCATCTGCTGCCTCGATGTACGAATACATCATCACGTCGACTCCTAAGCCTGGTGTTGGGCTGA TCACCCTCAACCGCCCCAAGGCACTCAACGCCCTCTCCAGCCCGCTCTTCAAGGAACTCAACGATGCACTATCTAAGTATGAGGAAGATAAAGACATTGGGGCCGTCGTCATCACAGGCAGCGAAAAGGCCTTTGCCG CCGGCGCCGACATCAAGGAAATGGCCCCACTGACCTTCTCCAACGCTTACACCAACAACTTCATCGCCCCGTGGTCGCACCTCGCCAACTCCGTCCGCAAGCCCGTCATCGCCGCCGTCTCCGGCTACGCCCTCGGCGGCGGCTGCGAGCTCGCCCTCATGTGCGACATCATCTACTGCACCGCTAGCGCCACCTTCGGGCAGCCCGAGATCAAGCTGGGAGTGATCCCCGGCGCGGGCGGTTCGCAGCGTCTCACCCACGCCGTCGGCAAGAGCAAGGCGATGGAGCTGATCCTGACGGGGAAGAACTTCAGCGGCAAGGAGGCGGAGCAGTGGGGTGTTGCGGCCAAGGCTGTCGAGGGTGGGCATGAGGAGCTACTGGCTGAGGCGCTTAAGACTGCAGAGACAATTGCGGGATATAGTCGGGTGAGTGTTCTGGCTGCCAAGGAGGTGGTGAATAAAAGCCAGGAGCTTTCGCTCCGGGAGGGCGTGGAGTATGAGAGGCGGCTGTTCCATGGATTGTTTGGAAGCAAGGATCAGAAGATTG GAATGACTGCGtttgctgagaagaagaagcccgagTGGTCTCATGAGTAG